The segment TCAACACCATACTTCACGATAGTGTATCTTGTTAATGATATTCTAACTACCTTTctatccatattttttggtaaaGATACTTTTATATCCATTTTAACAATGTATATCAGTAACACTCTATTTTAATACATTCATAGTgccaaaaaaacaaactaattattttagttGAAGATTTCTACTGgttaataaaagtataaaagCACTCTAGAAGTATGGTTGATAAAGGTAATATAATACCCTAgagtttgatttaaaaaaaaaagcattctAGAGTATGGTTTATGCCAAAATCGGACATAATTTATTCAAGTTCTAACCTCATGAGCATGCACATTTTCTCAAGACAATTTTCAAACCATGCAATTAACTCTCTGGAAAATATGTTCTCTCAACCGGAATCCACCCTATATTTCTTACGTTTTCAGTAAATAAAGGACTTAACAAATATGCTGATTTACACTTTTTAGCCACATAATGACAGATTTATAACATTTTGGGCCGAGGACTAAATAAATTATTCTCACCTCCTTCATAGTCGATGTTAGAGCTGGAGACCTTCCTAGGTGTCGAATATACACGCGTGTTAGCTAAATAAGGCCGATCCGTAATCACATCTTCAGCTTAAATTTGTAACTAGGGTTTGTTTCTAACGATTTAGATTGACGTCTTGGTCATTAAAATTGCTATAATACGTACATCTTATAAGAATATTGATTAACTTGGAGAAAAATGAAGagattgaaaacaaaattaggAGTAATGGTGGGGACAGTAAATCTACACTTTTCAAGTCATAGGCATGTGCTTCATCAACCACTCTTTTTTACACTGAACGCGGCTTAAGATACCAAACCCCAATCACTATAAATACCTCACTGAGCCCTTTCATTTTACTTCATCAAACTCAAAAACAATGGTTTCTCTCAAAGCTCTCTCGACTGTCTTTTTTCTTATAATCGGCGTTGGCATTTGCTACGCCACTAGCCGGAATCTCTTAACATACGGGGCTATGCCCGCTGGCCATGGTGGTGGCGGTGGAGGAGGACATGGTGGTGGTGAAGGTTATGGAGGAGTGAGTGGTGGTGGTTATGGGGGCGGTAGTGGagaaggtggtggtggtggatatGGAGGAGCTGAAGGTTATGCaggtggcggtggtggtggtcacggtggtggcggtggtggagcttcttcttctggtgGATACGCTAGCGGAGGTGGAGAAGGAGGTGGTAGCGGTTACGGTGGAGCAACTGGTGGATATGGTGGTCAtgctggtggtggtggtcaGGGTGGAGGCGGTGGTGGAGCTTCTTCTTCCGGTGGGTATGCTAGTGGAGGAGGAGAAGGCGGAGGTGGAGGTTATGGTGGAGCAGCTGGTGGTTATGGTGGTCATGCTGGTGGCGGCGGTGGAggtagtggtggtggtggtggagctGCTTATGGCGGTGGAGGAGATCATGCTAGTGGTTATGGAAGTGGTGGTGGTGAAGGAGCTGGTGGTGCAATTGGTGGTCATGCTGGTGGGGGAGGTGGTGGCAGTGGAGGCGGTGGAGGATCGGCTTATGGTGGTGGAGGTGAGCATGCTAGTGGTTACGGAAGTGGAACTGGTGAAGGTGGCGGCGCGGGTGGAGGTGAGTATGGAGGTGGAGCTGGAGGTGGAGGTGGACATGGAGGTGGTGGAGGATCAGCAGGTGGAGGGTCTTATGGTGGTGGTGCTTATGGAAGCGGTGAAGGAGGAGGAGCTGGAGGTGGATCAGGAGCCGGAGGGTATGGAGGTGGTGGCGGTGGAGGGAGTGGTGGAGGAGGAGCTTACGGTGGAGGTGGAGCACATGGAGGTGGTTATGgaagtggtggtggtgatggagGTGGTTATGGTGGTGCAGCAGGTGGATATGGAAGTGGTGGTGGAGGCGGtcacggtggtggtggtggttcagGCGGTGGAGGCTATGCCCCATGAAGAAACCAACTCAAGATATAACCAAAAAAGAAAGAGGCTGGAAATAAAAGATTGTGGAGGCAGGGGTATACAAATTAAAATGCCTTGgttgaaaacattttatatcCATTATTGAACGTTGTATTTCCtgataatcaaatatttttattatcttacTATTTTATCATTAAAAACATTAGTTTATATAAAGTAATGTTTTATAGATTTTGGGTTGGAGCTTTACAAAATCTGATAAGAGTTTATATACACAAGAACCACAAACACAAAAGACCAGAAGATGAACTTttcattttatgattttatctaTAGCTATCTATTCTTCATAACAAGTTAAAGAAAGTTGAACAGATTACAGTTTTTATCCTAAGCTCTCATTGGATAGCCGTTCAGAGAGATTCCTGTGAAGATCCCATCTTCTGATGTTagagattttcttcttcttgacctCAACACCCAAAGCTGCAGCAAACATTCGAGAGCGCGAATGGGGGCATGCTCATGAGTAATGaaacaatatgttctttctcaTTAGGATCTGCAACAGAAGCTGCAACAACAATGCGTCTAAACGGCTTTGTTCCACGAGTTTCTTCTTTCATTTTTCTTACTTTGCAAAATGGTGACGCTGAATTTGAAAGGTTCCTATATACAGAGTCGCACACACATTCAGACCTCATGATGTTTCCCCtaacttactttttttttgacatagTTTCCCCAATCTTACTTAGTAATCTCTTCCACATGTTTTAGACTAAAGCTTATTAAATACACATAGTAGAGTACCTTGgcttttcgaaaaaaaaatggtttttgaATCTTTAGCTTCGGCTGATAAACTTCACCACTGATAGCCCTCTCTCTCCTCAGCTGTACATATaatcaaacaaaacaagaacAAAGCCTTCATATCAGTTCGTTAAGCCTTAACATAGGTTTCTATTGGAATCACCTATCTAACTATCTTTCTTAGTATTAGTATCCTCCACAGATAAGCTAACAAAAACACTGTTATAGGTATACATGAGGCGAATGAATGGGATGAAATGTTCTACGAGGATGAAGTTGTTAATGAGGCGACTCAAGACAACAGAATGATCAGAACTTCTCAATGGATGAACCCACCACCAGAATGTTACGTTAAGGTTAATTGTGATGGGAGCAAGAGACAAAATCATCTAATGTCAACATTAGGCTGGATTATATATGAGGGATGATCATGGTTTCTATTTAGGTGGATGACAGAACAAAAGAGTAACAAGTGGTGGAAGTTTGGAGATTGAAATCCAAGCTTTATTAATCGCAATGCAACATACTCCTATCAACATACGTTGATAGGAGGTTATCGAAAGGTCAATATTTGAAGGAGATAGCAAACAAGTTTATGAGTTACTCAATATGAACTTCCAAGTTATGACTTAACAAACACAAAACTTTTTGGATAAAACATTTTATAACTTGGTgttatatattatctaattttataataatatttgtgtggtgtataatattattattataaaatttacaaattttttataatagtaaaatattttagacTAAGCAATAAAGtatatcaataaattaatataacttggtgttatatattatctaattttataataatatttgtgtggtgtataatattattattattataaaatttacaattttttatttttgtaaacaaatttattttgaatacattattatgtaacaatactaatttacataatttgttttatttctaaatttgaaACATAAGTGGAAACTAAATTAAGTTGAACCTACATAATAGATAATTTGGTATATAGTTATTAACTAAACCAATTTAGTATAGCTGTTTATAtaataaaccaattttttttttaatttagggGAATACGCAGAAGTTAATAATAGTATAgtaaaatcttatatatacgATATGAATAAAGATCAAATGTTTCATGAAAGGAGGTGTAAATTAGTTGTATTACatggtaaaaatatttaaaggtGTGATTTCTAAGTGGtctaaattaaaaacaaatcacaTATGAAATAAGTCATAGTTTTTGTACTAAATAGataagaatttttattttaaattagaaatataaatgaatatttttttaagaacatCTTTTAAAGtacttattaaatttaattttgaaaattaaatcaatttaaaattgttattatcattaaaatattattaatttttttatataattattaagtTTCTACAAtcaaaactaaactaaaatttagtTTCTAATTATACTTTgtgataattaaaattttaattaactaatttcgaaagtatattttaaaaagattctaaaagatatttgaaagattttgttagacatttctttaagatatttattagtatttcagataaaaataaagatattaaaaaatattataattaagttatgtaaaatttaataaatgtttttaggatggtccaaaataaaaatatcacacatgaaagaagtcatgacttctattttaatagtatagatatattgTTGATctaaatagaataaaaatattatgtgtAGACATGTTACATAAAATGTTGCACAAAAAGGACATGTTGTATAAAACATATATGTAATATGATAAATgttatatatctataatataaaatatatgtaagatatttacttatattcaaaaaaattacatCAGCGCGGCCGCGCGGGTCAAAGgctaatgttttttaaaaaagaagtaTGCTTCTCTTGTTCTTGTTGGAGATATTGATATGGTTAGAGattgttataaaattaaaatttaaatactgaAATTTTGGAATACatggaaaattcaaaaaatcttTTCGATATAATTGGTATCGGTTGGTACCATTATAACTATagtatttttctcttttgttaTTGATTTGCATTAATTATTCAATTTGGTGTTAGTcacttatttttgtaaaatcaaTTTAGGGAACAAAGATTTATGTGTTTGTTTCCAATCTAAGTTATCTTAAAAAGATTCTTCTATTAAGAGTAATTTCACCATGGTGACTAAACCACATAATATAGAACGGTGATCATCTGAATTTTAAGATACACTTCTATAGAATAACCAAAGTCACTTTTTATCatgattttataatagatttgcaaaataattatttcaaataatttaaagatatattggACGTCAATATGAAAAAGAGCTTAGTTGGTGAGTTTTCTAtattatattgtattgttattgATGTGTTTTATTTATGTTCTCTTTGTTTATGGGTATGCAAAATAAGTATCAAATCTCTTTATACATAATGAGTCATCATGTTTGTACGTGTTGCTCGATTTGTTTTTGTACGAGAATACAAAGGtcttatttttctttcattgtttttaaaaatcgaaattaatgataatatattatgtttatcagctattttatttttttaatgtttcaagAGCTGTGTCGTTTCTAATAACTTTAATGCAAATTCTTTTTGATCCACAATTACAAGAAGTATTTGATTTCAAATCAAAGTTACCTAATGATTTGGTTATTTCTAGAGAATACTTCGATCCAAAATCTACACCTTTAAAAGTAGATTTATATGAtgaattttttgttaaaaatccaataaatatataagTGAAATAAATGTATCGAATGAAATATGTTGTGCTTATAAAGAAGAAACTACCCaacttaagcaaaaaaaaacaaatatcaccTCTCTTCGATATCGAAATAAACTTCGTTAACATCAAATTCAAtcaagtaaataattaaaattataaatagaagaaTTGTGTATAAAACCGTAAAAACAATTAATAGCTAttagaattttaatatgtatatcTAATTTCAtaacttaattataataaaaataagaatattaattttatattgagATTATATATTAGTCCGCACAAGGTGCAGATCCACGCATAATTACTCAAATAAATTAAtgtcaaatatttataaatcctAAACTGTCGTGCCAGGCACAagttcaaatatttaatttgacaaacaattttgtattgataaattatatcaatatatttgaatttgatacaaataaaatattaaaagttaactAATATTTACATTCTTGGATTATGCGATGGACAGACTGTGGATGATACTTTTATGATTGCAATTTTCAGAATACTAATTGATCTTAACTATTTTCAGAATATTAATTGATCTTAACTATTTACAGAAAATGAGATAGTAAAAATTGAACTCAAAATCAAACAAGTACATCTACTTTTTTAGAACGAACAATCTACTTTTACTTAAGTTTCTAAATATGTGGAATGCAAACTCTACAAACTGTAAAGTTCACTACTTTTTCTTTGAAtgcagtttttatttttatgagatATTCTGCAATAGTAGAAATGCAGAATCTAAAAACTACTCAAACGACTACATAAAGTAGAATCTGCTTATGAGATTTTTATCTTCTTTTCAGGGTTGCAGAAAGTGCCTTTCTACAGATAAGAAAATATGGTTTTGGCGAAAATTATGGaaatttaatattcaaaaatattctaTCTTCCAAACTTGTTAAATGTGCCTCTTTTTGAATTGTCATGTGAAAGTAGGGACCCTGCTTAACCCATTGTATTTCATGGGCGTTAGTCAACACCATTTGGTGTTTTGCAACCAGTGGCGTGTTACTAGGTCTACCTGGATTCTTTATGTCATGTTATGCTTGTGGTTACCGCAGATAGTTAAGAGCCAAGTATAATTTAGAAGTAAAAAGTGGCTCAGATATTCAAACATGTGTACTAACGTTCTTTGATGAAacgtatatataaaaaaagttacatCACTCGGATTCTACATCTGGAAACAAAACGGTTATAACTAAGGATACAACTTGATTCCATAGGCAAGCAACTTGTTTATTCTTCTACATACTAGTCCTGTAAAGTCTTTTAAGTGGTCACAAGATGAGGAACTCCCGATCTAGGTAGGACACAAGAGTATGTTACATACTTTGCACTGTCCACATGCACGACAACAAAAACTCGAGACAGTGATTTTGGTCCCCCAATCATCCCATTGATATCTCCATCACCACCTTCTCTGGGATCAACAAGCACTGACACAACCATTGATGAAGCGGGCTTGATTTCTTTGCTAGAGCTGTTTCTTTGGTGCTCTTTGGTGAAGTTATAACCTGATCCTGGGAGTGGAATGGGCAGACCACGAAGGGTTCTTCTGTTCTTTCCCTTGTGCGTGTTTGTGGCGTTCTTACTGTGTTCAGAAGAAACGTTGGTGGCCGGAGATGCAGGTATAATGGCTCCAGAGGTTGATGAAACATCGAACTGAAACACTAACATCCTAGAGCTAAACATCGGCCCTACAATTGAGTCATTAACGAAAAAAAGTTACTTTATACCGAGTACAAAACCCCAGAATACAAGCCCAAAAGCTATTATGCCTATAGCTTCCGCAAGAGAAAGATGAAAGTCACTTGATATCAATAACTATTTAACATGTTACACATTAGTGCTTACTATCTAGCATCTAACTGGATTATGGTATGCATATACTCTTAAACAGAGATTAACTGAATGTTGGAAGGAGAAAGCTTGGTGTTTACCTTTGGTGCCAGTGATGTCGGAGACGGACGATGGGGTTTCACCGGACGTGAAGCTCGATGAAATCGTAGAAGACCGCCtcgacagagagagagaggcagAGAGTTACAGAGTGTTGTTCcctcttttgttttattttttttcttcgcctttttattatgtttttcctttttttcattaaatttttaaattcaaataaagttttaaattttgattaatttgattaatcaaaaagagttagttttgggattatgaaaaaaatatatactataggGACAATTTTTAATGTTGGTTTTATACTATAAGGACAACCATGTTAAATTTTTGTTCCGTTTTGACAATcttttcttttaacttttaactaaaacttttaaaattattaatcatGCTTTATATTGATTTTCAATATTACAaccttcaaataaaaaaatttgtaaaaatgttATGTTTAAAAGCAATATATTTTAAGCtgagaaaaaaatattgctTTACCAATATCTTTTACTTCTTAGTTTAATTTTAGAGCTAAACAGatacaattaaataaaaaaaatcttactttctaaatgttagaaaaaaattataattatatatcaacCAATCATTACCCACTATTTATAAGTTGTAATCTCATCCTAACAGTTGATTAGCGGATAAATACTAAAGTAAAAGAACACAAGTGAAAAGTTGTGGTCCGTTAGTTTCACAAGTGAAATGGCCCCCAATATCATATTATTGATATTTAATCATGAATTCAAAATTGGGAAAATtgctaaaagagaacaaaaaataaGGTTGTTGTCCTCTTGATATAAAACCAACATAAAGTTGTttcaatagtataatttttctcataatcCCAAAATTAGCcctatatttaatctaattaaaaaaaatttaaaattaatttgaatttagaaaaaaaaataaatggagaaaaggaaaaaaaaaacagttgaaaggcaattgaaaaaaaataggTATAGATATGCATCTTAGAGAACAAAAGTTTGTGagaataatcaaaacaaaaactatggaaaaaccatagattgatgaagaagagaagagataattatttttttttattaatttaatttttttcaagtaAAATCGACCATAACACATTTTAGGAAGTTAAAATATTTCTAGgagatttttagaatatttccttaactgaaatttcattaattttcgcAAAAAAACAAgtattcttatccgtagaaggtgacttctaaaagtttagaaaaatgataaaaattctGAATACACTTTCTACTTTGAGTAGACATAAGAGTATATTATAGAAAACACATTCCCCGAAATTTAGAATACTTTATAAAAGTAGAAGATGCATTCGGAAGGAAAGTGGATAGCTTTACTATTAGTTGAATGCACATTCctctttttttagaaatttagtaaatagtaaAATGGGTGTTCTAAAAGAAGTAGATGAACGTGTTTGTTTTAGAAATCGTTTTCTACTATACCATTTTTCGTAGAAGACGcattctacttttagtagaacgtattttaaaaatcttatttaccaagtttttgaacaaaagaaaattaccaacttgtgtatatggatgttttattaattgtttatatttttaataatttttttgattcacaaaattatttatttcattagtttTCATAAATACAAAgggtaaaaaagaaaaaaaaatagacaaaatTGGTTATATACCAAAGGGACAACaacatgatttttttgttcttttttggcAATTTTACCTTCAAAATTTAGCTCTATGATTACAATCCAATATCGTCTTTAAAAAAAGCGTTACTTTTTAGTCATTATGATCTATCTTGTTGTATGTATGGAACTATTCTCTTGTAGATTAGATCATATGAGATAAATCATTagattatatatgtaaaaagtttatttaaaacaataaatcaattatttatgaaatccaaaaaaaaatgtgtgaTAAAAGTAAACTAGGTTATTAAAAGAGTTTATAACATCTAATTATCTAAAAACGAATCTACTTGATACAATGGTTTTGGGCCTTTTGGCCAGTATGCTGAAggaatacaaataatttattatgtttattatgagataacttataagttataactatAATCATATATGCTGTTAGTCTATGATTAGTGCGTCTAATGTTTGTTGTAAGTTACATCATCCACGAGCAACACGTGAAGTGGAGCATGTTTAGCCATCGTGATTAACCATTTGATATTctgtattaaaataatatatattgtccTTCTCACTGAatacttttcttctttttttctcttgaaTATCATGTGCAGTTGTTTTGTCGTTTTCATGTGTAACTAttcaaaaatgatattttcgtggtcatggaagtcgcaGTAAAACGGCAAAAAACTACAGTGTGGATTAAAACTGATAGTATAACATATAACTTATACTCTCTATTTCTGAAAAGaaaagatttttatatttagtatttgtttcataaattcttttttataaatttaaaatagttttaataatttatattaataagttgtatacttttttaaaagaattagaaatatatgaattaattaaatatttttaattgatatttattagaaaatatataatacatgaaTACTTTTTTGACTAAATTTGAGTATACATGaatagtttaaaatatatataattttacaatATAGTATTTTTTGTCATCTACTTTCTATGTATCATATTAAGTGTCATTTTGAGTCTATctacataaattaagaaaacaattaattttgtatattttctatataaaaacacaattacctATACACTTAATCATATTTCAatgaatagaaaaataaattaataaattttatattaaagtcGAAAACGACActaatgcaattttttttctacAAAGACATTTAATATGAAACGGAGTAAGTATGAATTATATTATTCAACTTGGCCTACTTTTTTGTCATCTATGAACTATTAATCAATTTAACCGAGAGATCGAGTATCTAATCAACTAgattttaacaaataaaaatgtcaGTATTGGTGAGAAAATAATGAAAAGCAGACAGAACTAGGCCAAGTCAGGACCCAGACAATTAAAGTGGGCTACACAACATATAATTCcaacatttatttattaattaatccgTATATATGACTTAATTGCgagaaaaatcattttcattatatattttagggtAATAATGAAAAAAGTCATAGTTTGTTTCCTTTGTTCTATTCTATCTTTTAAGCTCTCTGTTCTCCTCTTCACCTTCTTTTCCAGATCTTCATCTTTCCCGTGAACACCAGAAAACACGTAACCTCCAAAGATGGATGATCATCGGAGTcgtgtctctctctctccaccgGATGCTCACATGAGCAACTACTTCCTCAACCAGTCAACAGCCACCGA is part of the Brassica rapa cultivar Chiifu-401-42 chromosome A09, CAAS_Brap_v3.01, whole genome shotgun sequence genome and harbors:
- the LOC103839581 gene encoding glycine-rich cell wall structural protein 1.8, encoding MVSLKALSTVFFLIIGVGICYATSRNLLTYGAMPAGHGGGGGGGHGGGEGYGGVSGGGYGGGSGEGGGGGYGGAEGYAGGGGGGHGGGGGGASSSGGYASGGGEGGGSGYGGATGGYGGHAGGGGQGGGGGGASSSGGYASGGGEGGGGGYGGAAGGYGGHAGGGGGGSGGGGGAAYGGGGDHASGYGSGGGEGAGGAIGGHAGGGGGGSGGGGGSAYGGGGEHASGYGSGTGEGGGAGGGEYGGGAGGGGGHGGGGGSAGGGSYGGGAYGSGEGGGAGGGSGAGGYGGGGGGGSGGGGAYGGGGAHGGGYGSGGGDGGGYGGAAGGYGSGGGGGHGGGGGSGGGGYAP